The following proteins come from a genomic window of Candidatus Methylomirabilis lanthanidiphila:
- the tsaE gene encoding tRNA threonylcarbamoyladenosine biosynthesis protein TsaE gives MLYEQGGRTVGAAVYHSASPEQTRALGEAVGRLADAGDVIGLIGELGTGKTLFVGGLARGLDVDPAAYVSSPTFAIMHRYRGRLPLYHIDLYRIESAEACASVGLDECLQGDGVAAIEWAEHGWGMLPKEMLTLRFRYTGSDTRVIEIVPVGDRYVRLVRELMRNPPNPHLQKEGTGGFEEQ, from the coding sequence ATGCTATATGAGCAGGGAGGTCGGACAGTCGGGGCGGCCGTCTATCACTCTGCCTCGCCTGAGCAGACGCGCGCGCTGGGGGAGGCGGTAGGCAGACTCGCCGATGCGGGGGACGTGATCGGCCTCATCGGCGAACTCGGGACCGGCAAAACGCTCTTTGTCGGCGGACTGGCCAGGGGGCTTGACGTCGACCCGGCGGCATACGTCAGCAGCCCAACCTTTGCCATCATGCACCGATACCGCGGCCGCCTGCCTCTCTACCATATCGACCTGTACCGTATCGAGAGCGCAGAGGCCTGTGCAAGCGTGGGCCTGGATGAGTGTCTGCAGGGGGATGGTGTGGCGGCGATCGAATGGGCCGAGCATGGATGGGGGATGCTCCCGAAGGAGATGTTGACATTGAGATTTCGGTACACGGGATCGGATACGCGGGTCATCGAGATCGTGCCGGTCGGAGACCGATACGTGAGGCTGGTCCGTGAGCTGATGCGAAATCCCCCCAACCCCCATTTGCAAAAGGAGGGAACGGGGGGATTTGAGGAGCAATGA
- a CDS encoding Major facilitator superfamily MFS_1, which produces MNRRQVVAWTLYDFANSSFAAVIAATIYATYYAQVVVGNDHGEGDLWWGRLISTSMAIVALTSPILGGLADRAGIRKRLFFAATYLSVGATALLATVEQGMVLRGFALGVLGMVGFEGAMVFYNAYLPDIASRQWQGRISAYGFAVGYAGSIVALLVALPFARAGALDWCFLSTAGLFGLFALPAFVVLPKDRPAQVEVIEAVCESVLGTVRTVRDVLSLRELRRFLGAYLLYEDGVNTVIFFSSIFAARTLGFGMAQLIGLYLLVQATALVGAFLWGKPTDRLGPKVVVLCMLVLWIGVVMAAYLVESQGQFYVLAAVAGSGLGAIQAASRTFMVGLIPKGREGEFFGCYALCGKTASILGPLIFGAVSYTTAGNQRAAILSVGLFFVMGLILLLRVQAGGPTGQAGEVMAGVSYTGV; this is translated from the coding sequence ATGAATCGCCGTCAGGTGGTGGCCTGGACCCTGTATGATTTTGCGAACTCGTCCTTTGCTGCGGTCATTGCGGCGACCATCTATGCGACCTACTATGCCCAGGTTGTTGTCGGCAACGACCATGGCGAGGGCGATCTGTGGTGGGGACGACTGATCTCCACGTCCATGGCCATCGTGGCGTTGACCTCCCCGATTCTGGGGGGTCTTGCCGACCGGGCCGGAATCCGCAAGCGGCTCTTCTTTGCCGCCACCTACCTCAGCGTCGGCGCGACGGCGTTGCTGGCGACGGTCGAGCAGGGGATGGTGCTCAGGGGGTTTGCGCTGGGCGTCCTCGGTATGGTGGGATTTGAGGGGGCGATGGTGTTCTACAACGCCTACCTCCCGGACATCGCCTCCCGCCAGTGGCAGGGGCGCATCTCGGCCTACGGTTTTGCGGTCGGCTACGCCGGCTCCATCGTTGCCCTTCTCGTTGCCCTCCCGTTTGCAAGGGCGGGCGCGCTCGATTGGTGCTTTCTGTCAACGGCAGGGCTCTTTGGGCTCTTCGCCCTCCCGGCTTTCGTGGTCCTTCCAAAGGATCGACCCGCCCAGGTCGAGGTTATTGAAGCGGTCTGCGAGAGCGTGCTGGGCACCGTGCGAACGGTCAGGGACGTGCTTTCGCTCCGTGAGCTGCGGCGGTTCCTCGGAGCTTATCTGCTGTATGAGGATGGTGTCAACACGGTGATATTCTTTTCCTCGATTTTCGCGGCCAGGACGCTCGGCTTCGGGATGGCGCAGTTGATCGGCCTGTACCTCCTTGTTCAGGCAACGGCATTAGTTGGGGCCTTCCTGTGGGGCAAGCCCACCGATCGCCTTGGTCCGAAGGTCGTCGTCCTCTGCATGTTGGTCCTCTGGATCGGCGTAGTGATGGCCGCGTATCTGGTCGAGTCGCAGGGACAGTTTTACGTTCTTGCGGCCGTCGCCGGCAGTGGTCTCGGCGCCATCCAGGCCGCGAGCCGCACCTTCATGGTCGGCCTGATCCCGAAAGGGCGGGAGGGGGAGTTCTTCGGCTGTTACGCGCTCTGCGGGAAGACCGCGTCCATACTTGGGCCGCTTATCTTCGGCGCGGTGTCGTACACCACGGCAGGCAACCAGCGCGCAGCCATTCTGTCGGTCGGCCTGTTTTTCGTCATGGGTCTCATCCTGCTGCTGCGCGTGCAGGCTGGAGGGCCGACGGGTCAGGCTGGAGAGGTGATGGCCGGCGTCTCGTACACCGGGGTGTGA
- a CDS encoding peptidase M22, glycoprotease, which yields MQGGVALVSGQGVICEYTLNVKAPYSERLLPLIDRALQDVGITPDQIEGFAVAVGPGAFTGLRIGLSTAKALAAAGSQLLVGVSTLEAMAWTLPFCAYQICPILDARKGEICSALFRHEGDRVIRLSDDAAVSPETLSSRIEQPTVFLGDGLTVYESVLRSQLKGLALFAPLAGRGGRAAAVAELGRRRLLHGHRDDLAELAPRYLRPTEAELKRLGRFVPVAS from the coding sequence ATGCAGGGAGGAGTGGCCCTTGTCTCAGGGCAAGGGGTGATCTGCGAATATACGCTGAATGTCAAGGCGCCTTACAGCGAGCGCTTACTGCCGTTGATTGACAGAGCCTTGCAAGATGTGGGGATCACCCCGGATCAAATCGAGGGCTTCGCCGTGGCTGTCGGTCCAGGTGCCTTCACCGGCCTGCGAATCGGCCTGAGTACTGCGAAGGCTTTGGCGGCTGCGGGGAGCCAACTGCTTGTCGGCGTATCGACCCTTGAAGCGATGGCGTGGACGCTTCCATTCTGTGCGTACCAGATCTGCCCCATCCTCGATGCCAGGAAGGGCGAGATATGCAGCGCGCTGTTTCGCCACGAGGGGGATCGGGTGATCCGCCTGTCGGACGACGCGGCCGTATCGCCTGAGACGCTATCAAGCCGGATTGAACAACCGACTGTCTTTCTGGGCGACGGGCTGACAGTCTATGAGAGCGTTCTACGATCCCAACTGAAGGGGCTGGCGCTGTTTGCCCCGCTCGCAGGACGCGGAGGGCGGGCGGCCGCCGTGGCGGAACTTGGACGCCGCCGTCTCCTGCACGGCCATCGGGATGATCTCGCAGAACTGGCGCCCCGTTATCTGCGGCCCACTGAGGCGGAGTTGAAACGCCTTGGCAGATTCGTTCCGGTGGCGTCGTAG
- the mshD gene encoding Mycothiol acetyltransferase — protein MNKTRLAVVCDSMRKEDLPEVLVIESLSFAEPWTEEMFLHELSSERIAQSLVARADEGNGERIVGFLCAWIVSGELHINNLAVHPGYRGRGVASQLLDEMLIRAYAKEVTVGYLEVRASNEAAAELYKAYGFAAIGRRRNYYEHPREDAIVMRRQPL, from the coding sequence ATGAACAAGACGAGACTTGCGGTCGTATGCGATTCGATGCGCAAAGAGGATCTGCCGGAGGTTCTGGTCATAGAGAGTCTCTCGTTTGCCGAACCATGGACCGAGGAGATGTTCCTGCACGAATTGAGTTCCGAGCGGATCGCTCAATCACTGGTGGCACGGGCGGACGAAGGGAACGGAGAACGGATCGTCGGATTTCTGTGCGCGTGGATTGTCAGCGGGGAGTTGCATATCAATAATCTCGCCGTCCATCCGGGCTATCGAGGCCGCGGGGTCGCCTCCCAACTGCTGGACGAGATGCTTATTCGGGCCTATGCCAAGGAGGTGACGGTCGGCTACCTGGAGGTGCGGGCATCGAATGAGGCGGCGGCCGAGCTGTACAAGGCTTACGGTTTTGCGGCGATCGGCCGCCGCCGCAATTACTACGAGCACCCGCGGGAA